One Pseudoliparis swirei isolate HS2019 ecotype Mariana Trench chromosome 4, NWPU_hadal_v1, whole genome shotgun sequence genomic window carries:
- the tp53bp1 gene encoding TP53-binding protein 1 isoform X2 has product MDPGGSELDSSLPQADSPCLIVEDSQPDSVALEDDPETSYRALLARRLSSLQPTSRSPVLELISSPLGSRYSQSDSQSESSQSNNQAEPGVVMEADPSSAIEEESPALFVCPPNKNKCVPEDGDVDPGADSTTHCVQSEGEPSQFDFLELSQSQDQRGEAANSRQEEEEEEEEEPQPGSEGRTRLAGQNFSLRSSESQDNKALRSSVLDSAPLVSSRSEVSSSSSSARPLGIQALLHSEGPQASGEQDGEGPSSQDDMFDADKTGAAVDSTVSEPEQPGRPAQSLGLLQLSGRAALVQESLSQDYVSPTPDPFPHTPLIIPSSPTDPDAEHGADEPMDTSLPPEDRAGGKGEEPMDTEAASKPHPSASTPVSQNAPGFALERTLSLPSQPEFSHDAFAPTQSQEAAPRPDTKTSAAPSASFALPPLLSSELEEDDSQATQIEELGGAAESNGVPPEPATPSGAKAAVQPAKPRGADDSCEAARKSDVPKKTSPDAERVDAEDGAVSCSQTKLDSSTCVQETPPHAEATPLLGFPSPPPSAAKCSVDSGEGGGSAKGPEVKSLPQERGASGNSQAAKKQKRGDEEEEEEGSGMALVLSHSHMLFHEPMEEEEEGGADDSVVVVTDSERDARASAGSTNRPTGGNAPVSTNGHEPRAQAKRGHAAPDRLSQPERAGPEPEGLRDKSLSDSSGEISFHFTLPKEGDLIGPVVGATPPLINQLKQTLRHSTPIEISSFSEKSGVACDAAMAAMTASDIASGESGDDATEKEGGKLSLRMKLVTPVEEGSSERFSLQKPALSEEDGSVAKVTAVAKAVTSSPSVFSRVRQAHRQQEAREELQAAGNTTPVRGPLPSSPQRSSPASSLGCSSLPNSQSEPSHQEAPAAPQETTRKAPPGPAEDGRALETPAQSRTEARPRDGTVTSSPSNKLRQRTVSQQTSFDGRGEPESPSCRRAAGPAHRRHVRTVQEVRTTVTRVITDVYYEDGKEVERKVTEESEEPVVDCQVLDGDVSPCRTGNSSVTSGDLADISSLSSKASSLQHSSGGTSSSGFARPDFIMPPIRGAFSPRRGGGQQQRGQRGHRAGSAVTLDRGLGPPGLQALGPTTPRGRARRGRPRSRFSTSRGVGSPRPLDARGPPPSSSEDEPFSRMLPPRLPADGELRPPLRSSPEEANSAGGSFVGLRVVAKWSSNGYFYSGCIVGDAGEGSYRLRFDDGYECEVAGRDILLCDPIPMETEVTALLEDEYFSIGVVRGHKTEGQELLYSVEKDGEQQWYNRTAIILSLEQGNKLREQHSLGPYEPRPPVPKASDISLDNLVEGKRRRRGAPEGPATPDRSPRTPGPSGKRKLMASDNTRTPAKRGRRGAGARAAQRPGLVNTSGSGTDLAVRPGAVAETHGPPPQNPTLFMGFAFMLTTSSEIDRLANRHGSDDEDDDDAVQTGPYNKAYTESQLQAGGGFVLQDFNEEQCKAAYQSLLIADQHCRTRKYLLCLASGVPSVSHIWVRDCCRDNKLLNYRNYLLPAGVGPDDAIVEWHPRSSPFKALRVLLVFEQPVELWVQLVALGGGSPVRQFPTDKDASDVPAGRFDVVVTDRSCPAALEKAVTSQEVPLVSPEWLIQSVIRGERLGFTGKPQYRHDFSSSSSS; this is encoded by the exons ATGGATCCCGGAGGAAGTGAGCTGGACTCCAGCCTGCCGCAGGCCGACAGCCCGTGTCTGATCGTGGAGGACTCGCAGCCGGACAGCGTCGCCTTGGAGGACGACCCCGAGACCAGCTACCGAGCCCTGCTGGCCCGgcgcctgtccagcctgcagcCCACCTCCCGCAGCCCGGTTCTG GAGCTGATATCCTCCCCGCTGGGTAGCAGATACTCTCAGagtgacagccaatcagagagctccCAGAGTAACAACCAAGCTGAACCCG GCGTTGTGATGGAGGCCGATCCCAGTTCTGCCATCGAGGAGGAAAGTCCGGCTCTCTTTGTTTGCCCTCCCAACAAGAACAA GTGTGTCCCcgaggacggagacgtggacCCCGGGGCCGACTCCACCACGCACTGCGTCCAGTCTGAGG GGGAACCGTCTCAGTTCGACTTCCTGGAGCTCTCCCAGAGTCAGGACCAGAGGGGGGAGGCGGCCAACAGCcggcaggaagaggaagaggaggaggaggaggagccccagccgggcagcgagggaCGCACCAGATTAG CAGGTCAGAACTTCAGCTTACGGTCTTCAGAGAGTCAGGACAACAAAGCTTTGAG ATCCTCGGTTCTTGACAGcgctcccctcgtgtcctccaggTCCGAGGTGAGCTCCAGCAGCTCGTCTGCGAGGCCCCTGGGGATCCAGGCCCTGCTGCACTCTGAGGGCCCGCAGGCCTCCGGCGAGCAGGACGGCGAGGGCCCGTCCTCGCAGGACGACATGTTCGACGCCGACAAGACCG GTGCCGCGGTGGACAGCACGGTGTCCGAGCCGGAGCAGCCGGGCCGGCCGGCTCAGAGCCTCGGCCTGCTGCAGCTGTCCGGCCGGGCGGCGCTGGTCCAGGAGAGTCTGTCCCA GGACTACGTGTCCCCGACCCCGGACCCCTTCCCCCACACGCCGCTGATCATTCCCAGCTCGCCGACCGACCCGGACGCCGAGCACG GTGCCGATGAGCCGATGGACACGTCTCTGCCCCCGGAGGACCGGGCgggagggaagggggaggagcctatgGACACGGAGGCCGCCTCTAAGCCACACCCATCCGCCTCCACTCCCgtctcccagaatgcacctggTTTTGCGTTGGAGCGAACGCTGTCGCTGCCCTCACAGCCCGAGTTCTCTCAC GATGCGTTCGCCCCGACTCAGAGCCAGGAGGCGGCGCCGCGGCCCGATACGAAGACGAGCGCCGCGCCGTCGGCGTCCTTCGCGCTGCCGCCGCTGCTCTCctcggagctggaggaggacgacAGCCAGGCCACGCAGATCGAGGAGCTGGGCGGCGCCGCCGAGAGCAACGGCGTCCCGCCGGAGCCTGCGACGCCCAGCGGCGCTAAAGCCGCGGTCCAACCGGCGAAGCCGCGCGGCGCCGACGACTCGTGCGAAGCGGCGCGGAAGTCCGACGTGCCCAAAAAGACTTCTCCGGATGCGGAACGCGTGGACGCCGAGGACGGCGCGGTGTCCTGTTCGCAGACGAAGCTCGACTCCTCCACCTGCGTGCAGGAGACTCCTCCCCACGCAGAAGCCACGCCCCTCCTCGGGTTTccctcgccgccgccgtccgCGGCGAAGTGTTCCGTGGActcgggggagggaggaggaagtgcaAAAGGTCCGGAAGTAAAGTCGCTGCCGCAGGAGCGAGGAGCGTCGGGTAACAGTCAGGCGGCGAAGAAGCAGAAGCGgggtgacgaagaggaggaggaggagggttcggGAATGGCTCTGGTCCTCTCCCACAGCCACATGTTGTTCCATGAGcccatggaggaggaagaggagggaggagcagacgaCAGCGTCGTCGTGGTCACAGACAGCGAGCGAGACGCTCGGGCGAGCGCCGGCTCGACCAATCGGCCGACCGGAGGCAACGCGCCCGTCTCCACCAACGGCCACGAGCCGCGGGCTCAGGCGAAGCGGGGCCACGCGGCGCCTGATAGGCTCTCCCAGCCCGAGAGGGCGGGGCCTGAACCCGAGGGGCTCAGAGACAAGAGCCTGAGTGACAGCTCTGGAG AGATTTCCTTCCACTTCACGCTTCCTAAAGAAGGGGATCTGATTGGTCCTGTCGTtggagccacgccccctctaatcAACCAGCTGAAGCAGACGCTGAGACACAGCACCCCCATCG AGATCTCGTCCTTCTCTGAGAAGTCGGGCGTGGCGTGCGACGCGGCCATGGCGGCCATGACGGCCAGCGACATCGCGTCGGGCGAGAGCGGAGACGACGCCACGGAGAAGGAGGGCGGGAAGCTGAGCCTCAGGATGAAGCTGGTGACGCCGGTGGAGGAAGGAAGCTCTGAGCGCTTCAGCCTGCAGA agCCGGCGCTGTCGGAAGAGGATGGATCGGTTGCCAAGGTTACCGCTGTTGCCAAGGCTGTAACCAG CAGCCCCTCTGTGTTCAGTCGAGTCCGGCAGGCGCACAGACAGCAGGAAGCCCGGGAGGAGCTCCAGGCTGCAGGCAACACCACACCTGTCAG AGGGCCGCTGCCCTCCTCCCCACAGAGGAGCTCCCCGGCGTCCTCTCTGgggtgcagcagcctccccaacaGCCAATCGGAGCCCTCGCACCAGGAAGCGCCGGCGGCGCCGCAGGAGACGACCCGCAAGGCGCCACCGGGCCCCGCCGAGGACGGCCGAGCCCTGGAGACGCCCGCCCAGAGCAGGACGGAGGCCCGGCCGCGAGACGGCACCGTCACCTCCAGCCCGTCCAACAAG CTCCGTCAGCGAACCGTATCCCAGCAGACGAGCTTCGATGGcagg GGGGAACCGGAGTCTCCGTCCTGTAGACGAGCCGCTGGCCCCGCCCACCGCAGACACGTGCGCACCGTCCAGGAAGTGCGCACCACCGTCACGCGAGTCATCACCGACGTTTACTACGAGGACGGAAAAGAGGTGGAGCGCAAAGTCACGGAG GAGAGCGAGGAGCCGGTGGTGGACTGCCAGGTGCTGGACGGCGACGTCTCTCCGTGCCGTACGGGCAACAGCTCCGTGACCTCCGGCGACCTCGCCGACATCAGCTCTCTGTCGTCCAAGGCCTCCAGCCTGCAGCACAGCTCGGGGGGCACCAGCAGCAGCGGCTTCGCGCGGCCCGACTTCATCATGCCGCCCATCCGCGGGGCGTTCAG tcccAGGAGGGGAGGCGGGCAGCAACAGAGGGGTCAGCGGGGTCACAGGGCGGGGTCAGCGGTCACGCTGGACAGAGGCCTCGGGCCCCCGGGCCTCCAGGCTCTCGGCCCCACGACCCCCCGAGGGAGGGCGAGGAGGGGCCGGCCCCGGTCCCGGTTCTCCACCTCCAG GGGCGTCGGCTCCCCGCGGCCGCTCGACGCCCGCggcccgcctccttcctcctcggaGGACGAGCCCTTCTCCCGCATGCTGCCCCCCCGCCTCCCCGCCGACGgcgagctccgcccccccctgcGCTCGTCGCCGGAGGAGGCGAACTCGGCCGGCGGCAGCTTCGTGGGCCTGAGGGTCGTCGCCAAGTGGTCGTCTAACGGGTACTTCTACTCGGGGTGCATCGTGGGGGACGCCGGCGAGGGGAGCTACCGCCTGAGGTTCGACGACGGCTACGAGTGCGAGGTGGCGGGGAGGGACATCCTGCTGTGTGACCCCATCCCCATGGAGACGGAGGTCACCGCCCTGCTGGAGGACGAGTACTTCAGCAtag GTGTGGTGCGGGGCCATAAGACGGAGGGCCAGGAGCTGCTCTACAGCGTGGAGAAGGACGGCGAGCAGCAGTGGTACAACCGCACGGCCATCATCCTGTCTCTGGAGCAGGGCAACAAGCTGAGGGAGCAGCACAGCCTGGGGCCCTACGAGCCCCGCCCCCCGGTGCCCAAGGCCTCCGACATCAGCCTcg ACAACCTGGTGGAGGGCAAGCGGCGGCGCAGAGGGGCCCCCGAGGGCCCGGCCACGCCCGACCGCAGCCCCCGGACCCCCGGCCCCTCCGGCAAGAGGAAGCTGATGGCCTCCGACAACACCAGGACGCCGGCCAAGAGGGGGCGCCGGGGCGCGGGCGCACGAGCCG cCCAGCGCCCCGGGCTGGTCAACACCTCCGGCAGCGGCACGGACCTCGCCGTGCGGCCCGGCGCCGTGGCGGAGACCCACGGGCCGCCGCCCCAGAACCCCACGCTCTTCATGGGCTTCGCCTTCATGCTGACGACCTCGTCCGAGATCGACCGGCTCGCCAACCGGCACGGCAGcgacgacgaggacgacgacg ACGCCGTGCAGACCGGCCCGTACAACAAGGCGTACACAGAGTCCCAGCTGCAGGCGGGGGGGGGCTTCGTCCTGCAGGACTTCAACGAGGAGCAG TGCAAGGCGGCCTACCAGAGCCTGCTCATCGCGGACCAGCACTGCCGCACCAGGAAGTACCTGCTGTGCCTGGCGAGCGGCGTGCCGAGCGTGTCGCACATCTGGGTGAGAGACTGCTGCCGAGACAACAAGCTGCTCAACTACCGCAACTACCTGCTGCCGGCCGGCGTGGGCCCCGACGACGCCATCGTGGAGTG GCATCCGCGCAGCAGCCCGTTCAAGGCCCTGCGGGTCCTGCTGGTGTTCGAGCAGCCGGTGGAGCTCTGGGTGCAGCTGGTCGCGCTGGGCGGAGGTTCCCCCGTCCGGCAGTTCCCCACAGACAAAGACGCCTCGG aCGTTCCCGCCGGCCGGTTCGACGTGGTGGTGACGGACCGCTCCTGCCCGGCGGCGCTGGAGAAGGCCGTGACCTCACAGGAAGTCCCGCTGGTGTCCCCCGAGTGGCTCATCCAGAGCGTGATCCGCGGCGAGCGCCTGGGCTTCACCGGCAAGCCGCAGTACCGCCacgacttctcctcctcctcttcatcgtaa
- the tp53bp1 gene encoding TP53-binding protein 1 isoform X3, with product MDPGGSELDSSLPQADSPCLIVEDSQPDSVALEDDPETSYRALLARRLSSLQPTSRSPVLELISSPLGSRYSQSDSQSESSQSNNQAEPGVVMEADPSSAIEEESPALFVCPPNKNKCVPEDGDVDPGADSTTHCVQSEGEPSQFDFLELSQSQDQRGEAANSRQEEEEEEEEEPQPGSEGRTRLAGQNFSLRSSESQDNKALRSSVLDSAPLVSSRSEVSSSSSSARPLGIQALLHSEGPQASGEQDGEGPSSQDDMFDADKTGAAVDSTVSEPEQPGRPAQSLGLLQLSGRAALVQESLSQDYVSPTPDPFPHTPLIIPSSPTDPDAEHGADEPMDTSLPPEDRAGGKGEEPMDTEAASKPHPSASTPVSQNAPGFALERTLSLPSQPEFSHDAFAPTQSQEAAPRPDTKTSAAPSASFALPPLLSSELEEDDSQATQIEELGGAAESNGVPPEPATPSGAKAAVQPAKPRGADDSCEAARKSDVPKKTSPDAERVDAEDGAVSCSQTKLDSSTCVQETPPHAEATPLLGFPSPPPSAAKCSVDSGEGGGSAKGPEVKSLPQERGASGNSQAAKKQKRGDEEEEEEGSGMALVLSHSHMLFHEPMEEEEEGGADDSVVVVTDSERDARASAGSTNRPTGGNAPVSTNGHEPRAQAKRGHAAPDRLSQPERAGPEPEGLRDKSLSDSSGEISFHFTLPKEGDLIGPVVGATPPLINQLKQTLRHSTPIEISSFSEKSGVACDAAMAAMTASDIASGESGDDATEKEGGKLSLRMKLVTPVEEGSSERFSLQKPALSEEDGSVAKVTAVAKAVTSPSVFSRVRQAHRQQEAREELQAAGNTTPVRGPLPSSPQRSSPASSLGCSSLPNSQSEPSHQEAPAAPQETTRKAPPGPAEDGRALETPAQSRTEARPRDGTVTSSPSNKLRQRTVSQQTSFDGRGEPESPSCRRAAGPAHRRHVRTVQEVRTTVTRVITDVYYEDGKEVERKVTEESEEPVVDCQVLDGDVSPCRTGNSSVTSGDLADISSLSSKASSLQHSSGGTSSSGFARPDFIMPPIRGAFSPRRGGGQQQRGQRGHRAGSAVTLDRGLGPPGLQALGPTTPRGRARRGRPRSRFSTSRGVGSPRPLDARGPPPSSSEDEPFSRMLPPRLPADGELRPPLRSSPEEANSAGGSFVGLRVVAKWSSNGYFYSGCIVGDAGEGSYRLRFDDGYECEVAGRDILLCDPIPMETEVTALLEDEYFSIGVVRGHKTEGQELLYSVEKDGEQQWYNRTAIILSLEQGNKLREQHSLGPYEPRPPVPKASDISLDNLVEGKRRRRGAPEGPATPDRSPRTPGPSGKRKLMASDNTRTPAKRGRRGAGARAAAQRPGLVNTSGSGTDLAVRPGAVAETHGPPPQNPTLFMGFAFMLTTSSEIDRLANRHGSDDEDDDDAVQTGPYNKAYTESQLQAGGGFVLQDFNEEQCKAAYQSLLIADQHCRTRKYLLCLASGVPSVSHIWVRDCCRDNKLLNYRNYLLPAGVGPDDAIVEWHPRSSPFKALRVLLVFEQPVELWVQLVALGGGSPVRQFPTDKDASDVPAGRFDVVVTDRSCPAALEKAVTSQEVPLVSPEWLIQSVIRGERLGFTGKPQYRHDFSSSSSS from the exons ATGGATCCCGGAGGAAGTGAGCTGGACTCCAGCCTGCCGCAGGCCGACAGCCCGTGTCTGATCGTGGAGGACTCGCAGCCGGACAGCGTCGCCTTGGAGGACGACCCCGAGACCAGCTACCGAGCCCTGCTGGCCCGgcgcctgtccagcctgcagcCCACCTCCCGCAGCCCGGTTCTG GAGCTGATATCCTCCCCGCTGGGTAGCAGATACTCTCAGagtgacagccaatcagagagctccCAGAGTAACAACCAAGCTGAACCCG GCGTTGTGATGGAGGCCGATCCCAGTTCTGCCATCGAGGAGGAAAGTCCGGCTCTCTTTGTTTGCCCTCCCAACAAGAACAA GTGTGTCCCcgaggacggagacgtggacCCCGGGGCCGACTCCACCACGCACTGCGTCCAGTCTGAGG GGGAACCGTCTCAGTTCGACTTCCTGGAGCTCTCCCAGAGTCAGGACCAGAGGGGGGAGGCGGCCAACAGCcggcaggaagaggaagaggaggaggaggaggagccccagccgggcagcgagggaCGCACCAGATTAG CAGGTCAGAACTTCAGCTTACGGTCTTCAGAGAGTCAGGACAACAAAGCTTTGAG ATCCTCGGTTCTTGACAGcgctcccctcgtgtcctccaggTCCGAGGTGAGCTCCAGCAGCTCGTCTGCGAGGCCCCTGGGGATCCAGGCCCTGCTGCACTCTGAGGGCCCGCAGGCCTCCGGCGAGCAGGACGGCGAGGGCCCGTCCTCGCAGGACGACATGTTCGACGCCGACAAGACCG GTGCCGCGGTGGACAGCACGGTGTCCGAGCCGGAGCAGCCGGGCCGGCCGGCTCAGAGCCTCGGCCTGCTGCAGCTGTCCGGCCGGGCGGCGCTGGTCCAGGAGAGTCTGTCCCA GGACTACGTGTCCCCGACCCCGGACCCCTTCCCCCACACGCCGCTGATCATTCCCAGCTCGCCGACCGACCCGGACGCCGAGCACG GTGCCGATGAGCCGATGGACACGTCTCTGCCCCCGGAGGACCGGGCgggagggaagggggaggagcctatgGACACGGAGGCCGCCTCTAAGCCACACCCATCCGCCTCCACTCCCgtctcccagaatgcacctggTTTTGCGTTGGAGCGAACGCTGTCGCTGCCCTCACAGCCCGAGTTCTCTCAC GATGCGTTCGCCCCGACTCAGAGCCAGGAGGCGGCGCCGCGGCCCGATACGAAGACGAGCGCCGCGCCGTCGGCGTCCTTCGCGCTGCCGCCGCTGCTCTCctcggagctggaggaggacgacAGCCAGGCCACGCAGATCGAGGAGCTGGGCGGCGCCGCCGAGAGCAACGGCGTCCCGCCGGAGCCTGCGACGCCCAGCGGCGCTAAAGCCGCGGTCCAACCGGCGAAGCCGCGCGGCGCCGACGACTCGTGCGAAGCGGCGCGGAAGTCCGACGTGCCCAAAAAGACTTCTCCGGATGCGGAACGCGTGGACGCCGAGGACGGCGCGGTGTCCTGTTCGCAGACGAAGCTCGACTCCTCCACCTGCGTGCAGGAGACTCCTCCCCACGCAGAAGCCACGCCCCTCCTCGGGTTTccctcgccgccgccgtccgCGGCGAAGTGTTCCGTGGActcgggggagggaggaggaagtgcaAAAGGTCCGGAAGTAAAGTCGCTGCCGCAGGAGCGAGGAGCGTCGGGTAACAGTCAGGCGGCGAAGAAGCAGAAGCGgggtgacgaagaggaggaggaggagggttcggGAATGGCTCTGGTCCTCTCCCACAGCCACATGTTGTTCCATGAGcccatggaggaggaagaggagggaggagcagacgaCAGCGTCGTCGTGGTCACAGACAGCGAGCGAGACGCTCGGGCGAGCGCCGGCTCGACCAATCGGCCGACCGGAGGCAACGCGCCCGTCTCCACCAACGGCCACGAGCCGCGGGCTCAGGCGAAGCGGGGCCACGCGGCGCCTGATAGGCTCTCCCAGCCCGAGAGGGCGGGGCCTGAACCCGAGGGGCTCAGAGACAAGAGCCTGAGTGACAGCTCTGGAG AGATTTCCTTCCACTTCACGCTTCCTAAAGAAGGGGATCTGATTGGTCCTGTCGTtggagccacgccccctctaatcAACCAGCTGAAGCAGACGCTGAGACACAGCACCCCCATCG AGATCTCGTCCTTCTCTGAGAAGTCGGGCGTGGCGTGCGACGCGGCCATGGCGGCCATGACGGCCAGCGACATCGCGTCGGGCGAGAGCGGAGACGACGCCACGGAGAAGGAGGGCGGGAAGCTGAGCCTCAGGATGAAGCTGGTGACGCCGGTGGAGGAAGGAAGCTCTGAGCGCTTCAGCCTGCAGA agCCGGCGCTGTCGGAAGAGGATGGATCGGTTGCCAAGGTTACCGCTGTTGCCAAGGCTGTAACCAG CCCCTCTGTGTTCAGTCGAGTCCGGCAGGCGCACAGACAGCAGGAAGCCCGGGAGGAGCTCCAGGCTGCAGGCAACACCACACCTGTCAG AGGGCCGCTGCCCTCCTCCCCACAGAGGAGCTCCCCGGCGTCCTCTCTGgggtgcagcagcctccccaacaGCCAATCGGAGCCCTCGCACCAGGAAGCGCCGGCGGCGCCGCAGGAGACGACCCGCAAGGCGCCACCGGGCCCCGCCGAGGACGGCCGAGCCCTGGAGACGCCCGCCCAGAGCAGGACGGAGGCCCGGCCGCGAGACGGCACCGTCACCTCCAGCCCGTCCAACAAG CTCCGTCAGCGAACCGTATCCCAGCAGACGAGCTTCGATGGcagg GGGGAACCGGAGTCTCCGTCCTGTAGACGAGCCGCTGGCCCCGCCCACCGCAGACACGTGCGCACCGTCCAGGAAGTGCGCACCACCGTCACGCGAGTCATCACCGACGTTTACTACGAGGACGGAAAAGAGGTGGAGCGCAAAGTCACGGAG GAGAGCGAGGAGCCGGTGGTGGACTGCCAGGTGCTGGACGGCGACGTCTCTCCGTGCCGTACGGGCAACAGCTCCGTGACCTCCGGCGACCTCGCCGACATCAGCTCTCTGTCGTCCAAGGCCTCCAGCCTGCAGCACAGCTCGGGGGGCACCAGCAGCAGCGGCTTCGCGCGGCCCGACTTCATCATGCCGCCCATCCGCGGGGCGTTCAG tcccAGGAGGGGAGGCGGGCAGCAACAGAGGGGTCAGCGGGGTCACAGGGCGGGGTCAGCGGTCACGCTGGACAGAGGCCTCGGGCCCCCGGGCCTCCAGGCTCTCGGCCCCACGACCCCCCGAGGGAGGGCGAGGAGGGGCCGGCCCCGGTCCCGGTTCTCCACCTCCAG GGGCGTCGGCTCCCCGCGGCCGCTCGACGCCCGCggcccgcctccttcctcctcggaGGACGAGCCCTTCTCCCGCATGCTGCCCCCCCGCCTCCCCGCCGACGgcgagctccgcccccccctgcGCTCGTCGCCGGAGGAGGCGAACTCGGCCGGCGGCAGCTTCGTGGGCCTGAGGGTCGTCGCCAAGTGGTCGTCTAACGGGTACTTCTACTCGGGGTGCATCGTGGGGGACGCCGGCGAGGGGAGCTACCGCCTGAGGTTCGACGACGGCTACGAGTGCGAGGTGGCGGGGAGGGACATCCTGCTGTGTGACCCCATCCCCATGGAGACGGAGGTCACCGCCCTGCTGGAGGACGAGTACTTCAGCAtag GTGTGGTGCGGGGCCATAAGACGGAGGGCCAGGAGCTGCTCTACAGCGTGGAGAAGGACGGCGAGCAGCAGTGGTACAACCGCACGGCCATCATCCTGTCTCTGGAGCAGGGCAACAAGCTGAGGGAGCAGCACAGCCTGGGGCCCTACGAGCCCCGCCCCCCGGTGCCCAAGGCCTCCGACATCAGCCTcg ACAACCTGGTGGAGGGCAAGCGGCGGCGCAGAGGGGCCCCCGAGGGCCCGGCCACGCCCGACCGCAGCCCCCGGACCCCCGGCCCCTCCGGCAAGAGGAAGCTGATGGCCTCCGACAACACCAGGACGCCGGCCAAGAGGGGGCGCCGGGGCGCGGGCGCACGAGCCG cagcCCAGCGCCCCGGGCTGGTCAACACCTCCGGCAGCGGCACGGACCTCGCCGTGCGGCCCGGCGCCGTGGCGGAGACCCACGGGCCGCCGCCCCAGAACCCCACGCTCTTCATGGGCTTCGCCTTCATGCTGACGACCTCGTCCGAGATCGACCGGCTCGCCAACCGGCACGGCAGcgacgacgaggacgacgacg ACGCCGTGCAGACCGGCCCGTACAACAAGGCGTACACAGAGTCCCAGCTGCAGGCGGGGGGGGGCTTCGTCCTGCAGGACTTCAACGAGGAGCAG TGCAAGGCGGCCTACCAGAGCCTGCTCATCGCGGACCAGCACTGCCGCACCAGGAAGTACCTGCTGTGCCTGGCGAGCGGCGTGCCGAGCGTGTCGCACATCTGGGTGAGAGACTGCTGCCGAGACAACAAGCTGCTCAACTACCGCAACTACCTGCTGCCGGCCGGCGTGGGCCCCGACGACGCCATCGTGGAGTG GCATCCGCGCAGCAGCCCGTTCAAGGCCCTGCGGGTCCTGCTGGTGTTCGAGCAGCCGGTGGAGCTCTGGGTGCAGCTGGTCGCGCTGGGCGGAGGTTCCCCCGTCCGGCAGTTCCCCACAGACAAAGACGCCTCGG aCGTTCCCGCCGGCCGGTTCGACGTGGTGGTGACGGACCGCTCCTGCCCGGCGGCGCTGGAGAAGGCCGTGACCTCACAGGAAGTCCCGCTGGTGTCCCCCGAGTGGCTCATCCAGAGCGTGATCCGCGGCGAGCGCCTGGGCTTCACCGGCAAGCCGCAGTACCGCCacgacttctcctcctcctcttcatcgtaa